One genomic segment of Streptomyces sp. NBC_00239 includes these proteins:
- a CDS encoding DNA cytosine methyltransferase produces the protein MDLFAGAGGFSAGFRGYRPATGPNPFVSVAAVEFDKAAASTYAANFGGSNVHDGDIAEFDAKPFKGQADIIMGGPPCQGFSGLGKEDPSDPRNELWREYVRVVAEVNPSLFVIENVDRFLRSPQFEDLRTASQTPGHPLHDYTVEPAVLNAADFGVPQARRRVIVICTHKRLGSSLVHPRPTHAKNGHDEVEVGQSPLFDSLPRWAPVRKVFEKSAKRPLLTDMPAPRPGRPAFVEGVPGYFKTTDLHFGRRPEELSRARYKAIPEDGNRKHLRDVHYRMDGNDIRLSTEAGYDLLDGPEIYLSTESWDRHNNGSGDVMGRLRWNHPSVTIRTEFYKPEKGRYLHPVEHRPITHYEAALIQGFPEDYLWYGTKVQIARQIGNAVPVGLGTALAKAIHEFLATRL, from the coding sequence ATGGACCTGTTCGCCGGGGCCGGGGGCTTCTCGGCCGGCTTCAGGGGGTACCGCCCCGCGACTGGCCCGAACCCCTTCGTTTCCGTGGCGGCGGTCGAATTCGACAAGGCGGCGGCGTCCACGTACGCGGCGAACTTCGGCGGCTCCAACGTGCACGACGGGGACATCGCCGAGTTCGACGCAAAGCCTTTCAAAGGGCAGGCCGACATCATCATGGGCGGCCCGCCGTGCCAGGGATTCTCCGGACTCGGCAAGGAAGATCCGAGCGATCCCCGCAACGAGCTGTGGCGCGAGTACGTCAGGGTGGTCGCAGAGGTCAACCCCAGCCTGTTCGTCATCGAAAACGTGGATCGTTTCCTCAGATCCCCCCAGTTCGAGGACCTCCGCACGGCGTCACAGACCCCCGGGCATCCGCTGCACGACTACACGGTCGAACCGGCCGTGCTGAATGCGGCCGATTTCGGGGTCCCGCAGGCACGCCGGCGGGTCATAGTCATCTGCACCCACAAACGGCTCGGTTCAAGCCTCGTGCACCCCCGTCCCACCCACGCTAAGAACGGCCACGACGAGGTCGAGGTCGGCCAGAGTCCGCTGTTCGATTCGCTCCCGCGCTGGGCACCGGTCCGGAAGGTGTTCGAGAAGTCCGCGAAGCGCCCGCTCCTGACGGACATGCCGGCGCCCAGGCCGGGTCGGCCCGCGTTCGTCGAAGGCGTTCCCGGCTACTTCAAGACCACGGACCTGCATTTCGGACGCAGACCCGAAGAACTCTCTCGAGCCCGCTACAAAGCCATTCCGGAGGACGGCAACAGGAAACACCTCCGTGACGTCCACTACCGCATGGACGGAAACGACATCAGGCTCTCCACCGAAGCCGGTTACGACCTGCTCGACGGGCCTGAGATCTACCTGTCCACCGAAAGTTGGGACCGGCACAACAACGGCTCCGGCGACGTCATGGGGCGTTTGCGCTGGAATCACCCGTCCGTGACGATCCGCACCGAGTTCTACAAGCCAGAGAAGGGACGTTACCTCCACCCCGTGGAACATCGCCCCATCACGCACTACGAGGCCGCCCTCATTCAGGGCTTCCCCGAGGACTACCTCTGGTACGGGACGAAGGTCCAGATCGCCCGGCAGATCGGCAACGCCGTGCCCGTGGGTCTCGGCACCGCCCTCGCCAAGGCCATCCACGAGTTCCTCGCCACACGCCTCTGA
- a CDS encoding PD-(D/E)XK motif protein, with amino-acid sequence MTEPVALPELAWSTVEHYLGRKQAVSYRLSSASARRLVSYEVGDGGQSISLFVELDRHGWPPRSDLPAVVIDPVSRNGLRMARISTSQVALMRDFHDLLMAVAERVLLGDRTLDEAFGETVRAWTELLNRSRGLSLERRLGLHGELAILRALARRHGWPEAVESWRGPRAEEHDFGLRDVDLEVKTTSSEERRHTVHGLGQLRATAGRPLWLASVQLTRGGLGGRSLKESVTAVRDKVAADRIAAARLEIALAASGWSDSGHDDERWTPRTEPLVVPAEELPRLTDAMIPEPIRDHISLVSYRIHVSHLAQGPGSPLDLTDFRLP; translated from the coding sequence ATGACTGAGCCCGTCGCCCTGCCCGAGCTCGCCTGGTCCACGGTCGAGCACTACCTCGGTCGAAAGCAGGCCGTGTCCTACCGGCTCTCCTCTGCTTCGGCCCGACGGCTCGTCTCGTACGAGGTCGGCGACGGTGGCCAGAGCATCTCGCTGTTCGTGGAACTCGACCGGCACGGCTGGCCTCCCCGTTCGGACCTGCCCGCCGTCGTCATCGACCCCGTTTCACGCAATGGGCTTCGCATGGCGCGTATCAGCACCTCCCAGGTCGCCCTGATGCGCGATTTTCACGATCTCCTGATGGCCGTGGCCGAGCGTGTCCTTCTCGGCGACCGGACACTCGACGAGGCGTTCGGTGAGACCGTCCGGGCCTGGACGGAACTCCTGAACCGTTCGCGTGGGCTGAGCTTGGAACGGCGCCTCGGTCTGCACGGCGAACTGGCGATCCTGCGGGCACTCGCCCGTCGGCACGGGTGGCCCGAGGCCGTCGAGTCATGGCGAGGTCCCCGGGCCGAGGAGCACGACTTCGGGCTGCGCGACGTGGACCTGGAAGTGAAGACCACCTCCTCCGAGGAGCGCCGCCACACAGTGCACGGTCTCGGGCAGCTGCGCGCGACCGCCGGTCGACCCCTGTGGCTCGCCTCGGTGCAACTGACGCGCGGTGGCCTCGGTGGGCGCTCGCTCAAGGAATCGGTCACCGCGGTCCGCGACAAGGTCGCTGCCGACCGGATCGCCGCAGCCCGCCTGGAGATCGCCCTTGCGGCTTCGGGATGGAGCGATTCCGGGCACGACGACGAACGGTGGACGCCCCGCACGGAACCTCTGGTGGTGCCGGCCGAGGAACTTCCCCGCCTGACCGACGCGATGATTCCGGAGCCCATCCGTGACCACATCTCCTTGGTCAGTTACCGGATACACGTGAGCCACCTCGCCCAGGGGCCCGGGTCTCCCCTGGATCTCACCGACTTCCGCCTCCCGTGA
- a CDS encoding DUF6339 family protein produces the protein MNRTHGHVHPDVLGLLPDAAVAKHLSRAAQEGRERLPQVALLRAAESMDDAARRRVAPVRDLLDHAMRRFPDKRTAADGWLAPRLHATLRLTRAEAADGRLWNFLAMIVAPDYVVWRHKGAPTDRADGIAGAARFCGAHYTQAFSRLWWAAELFRNGADYRPVESACRVQDVLQTVLRLDVIDHRPTAQAMLGVIERQLAAGVPRPGDRVNALASAVNAAASTLVYDVLAPDREPDLEALSEWIEEAQHSPAVPLDRLPEGPDDGAVSRHSVEALLPMFEKLLAEAPVRDRGAQQGGAPKAAPIGVSLVKASDPA, from the coding sequence ATGAACCGCACGCACGGCCACGTACACCCGGACGTGCTCGGCCTGTTGCCCGACGCCGCGGTCGCCAAGCACCTAAGCCGCGCGGCGCAGGAAGGGCGGGAACGACTCCCTCAGGTGGCCTTGCTCAGGGCTGCCGAGTCCATGGACGATGCCGCGCGCCGGCGGGTCGCTCCGGTACGAGACCTCCTCGACCACGCGATGCGACGTTTTCCCGACAAGCGGACCGCGGCTGACGGCTGGCTGGCCCCTCGCCTGCACGCAACCCTGCGGCTGACGCGGGCCGAGGCAGCCGACGGCAGGCTGTGGAACTTCCTCGCCATGATCGTTGCTCCCGACTACGTCGTGTGGCGACACAAGGGCGCGCCGACCGATCGAGCCGACGGCATCGCCGGTGCGGCCCGGTTCTGTGGAGCGCACTACACGCAGGCCTTCTCCCGACTCTGGTGGGCGGCGGAGCTGTTCCGGAACGGTGCCGACTACCGACCGGTCGAGTCGGCCTGCCGAGTCCAGGACGTGCTGCAGACGGTACTGAGGCTCGACGTCATCGACCATCGACCCACCGCACAGGCGATGTTGGGCGTCATCGAGCGGCAGCTGGCCGCGGGTGTCCCGCGTCCCGGTGACCGGGTGAATGCCCTCGCATCGGCTGTCAACGCCGCAGCCAGCACGCTCGTCTACGACGTGCTGGCCCCCGACCGGGAGCCGGATCTAGAAGCGCTGAGCGAGTGGATCGAGGAGGCCCAGCACAGTCCGGCCGTCCCGTTGGACCGGCTCCCGGAGGGGCCGGACGACGGCGCGGTGAGCAGGCACTCCGTGGAAGCCCTCCTGCCGATGTTCGAGAAACTGCTCGCGGAAGCCCCGGTACGGGATCGGGGCGCGCAACAGGGCGGCGCACCGAAGGCCGCACCGATCGGGGTCAGCCTGGTGAAGGCGTCCGATCCGGCCTGA
- a CDS encoding helix-turn-helix domain-containing protein, producing MEQRVEEFGPWLGRQLGRLDMSQTELADRLGLTRAAVSAWITGRSEPREETKRALAEVFGTDPAAVLERVTDISANLPLQWHHRPAHSDGGREYGNAAAFAFDADMSVLAREATQNSLDERHDTSKPVRVRYTLHELSGDHLDSFLDTLRWAELRGHYEQAAAAEQKVSRSLRAALDELEAARTLLLLRVDDYNAAGLTGPEYHDGRFAAVVRRQLDSHKQNGGRAGGSYGLGKATLWATSRFGLVLINSTLSAPHEGRTERRVIGRLDLPWRQVDGQSYAGPAWFGEPETEPEHKGVSRSWWADEATVRGLHLEREGTDPGTSFLVVGAHDASGDTETLQDLHDKLVGSLANDFWAAMIGGRDAGALLDACVTTFRNGEVVIPEERVDPHARHQALSRSLQAYLDGGTVTELTSGGQVARVDVPLVVTPLKGTGRPRDKGREHPAVLLLTPAADGDATHSRVVFMRGNRMAITHHRPRELPLGALPFQAVLLAGYATERDGEDVALAEAFLRASEPPEHDRWDRTEELTSLYERGALTRLKEFRADVDEAVRALVGRREPGRSGGPAALRELLKLDAPPTSGKKAQGFPSVRRVDARVTADGAWHATVTLRLPDAQDPWLLKPVAKFDVRSGGRPVVGWSELTAVESCRVDQGDLMIDAGARTAVFHGITDPATHPVQGAYARLVVDVQKSRGSAL from the coding sequence ATGGAGCAGCGGGTCGAGGAGTTCGGTCCGTGGCTCGGACGTCAACTCGGGCGTCTGGACATGTCGCAGACCGAACTGGCGGACCGCCTCGGCCTGACGCGGGCCGCGGTGTCCGCGTGGATCACGGGCCGTTCGGAGCCGCGGGAGGAGACCAAGCGGGCTCTCGCGGAGGTCTTCGGCACAGATCCGGCAGCGGTGTTGGAAAGGGTCACCGACATATCAGCCAACCTCCCGCTGCAGTGGCATCACCGGCCGGCGCACAGCGATGGCGGGCGTGAGTACGGAAACGCCGCCGCCTTCGCCTTCGACGCCGACATGTCCGTGCTGGCCCGTGAGGCGACACAGAACTCGCTCGACGAGAGACATGACACGAGCAAGCCCGTCCGGGTGCGGTACACGCTGCACGAGTTGAGCGGCGACCACCTGGACTCCTTCCTGGACACGCTTCGCTGGGCGGAGCTGCGTGGTCACTACGAGCAGGCGGCCGCGGCCGAGCAGAAGGTGTCGAGGAGCCTGCGGGCGGCTCTGGATGAACTGGAAGCCGCTCGCACCTTGTTGCTGCTTCGCGTGGACGACTACAACGCCGCGGGACTCACGGGTCCCGAATACCACGACGGTCGATTCGCCGCCGTGGTGCGACGGCAACTCGACAGCCACAAGCAGAACGGTGGGAGGGCCGGCGGCTCGTACGGTCTGGGCAAGGCGACCTTGTGGGCGACCAGCCGCTTCGGCCTGGTGTTGATCAATTCCACCCTCTCGGCCCCCCACGAGGGTCGTACGGAGCGGCGGGTCATCGGCCGCCTCGACCTCCCCTGGCGACAGGTGGACGGCCAGTCGTATGCCGGGCCGGCGTGGTTCGGTGAACCCGAGACCGAGCCTGAACACAAAGGGGTGTCTCGCTCCTGGTGGGCGGACGAAGCGACGGTGCGCGGCCTGCATCTGGAACGGGAGGGCACCGATCCCGGCACTTCATTCCTCGTCGTCGGTGCGCACGACGCATCGGGTGACACCGAAACCCTGCAGGACCTGCACGACAAACTGGTCGGTTCGCTGGCGAACGACTTCTGGGCGGCGATGATCGGCGGGCGCGACGCCGGCGCCCTCCTCGACGCGTGTGTGACGACATTCCGCAATGGCGAAGTGGTCATCCCGGAGGAGCGGGTCGACCCGCATGCCCGTCATCAGGCCCTGAGCCGATCCCTCCAGGCGTACCTGGACGGTGGAACCGTCACCGAGCTCACTTCGGGGGGCCAGGTGGCGCGTGTGGACGTGCCGCTGGTCGTCACCCCGCTGAAGGGGACGGGGCGACCGCGTGACAAGGGTCGGGAACACCCTGCGGTACTGCTCCTCACCCCGGCCGCCGACGGCGACGCGACGCACAGCCGCGTCGTGTTCATGCGTGGCAACCGCATGGCCATCACCCATCACCGGCCGCGCGAACTGCCGCTGGGGGCGCTCCCCTTCCAGGCTGTGCTGCTCGCGGGCTATGCGACCGAGCGTGACGGCGAGGACGTGGCGCTCGCGGAGGCGTTTCTGCGCGCTTCAGAGCCCCCGGAACACGACCGATGGGATCGGACCGAGGAACTCACCTCCCTCTACGAGCGTGGTGCCCTCACCCGCCTCAAGGAGTTCCGTGCCGACGTGGACGAGGCAGTCCGTGCGCTCGTGGGACGGCGTGAGCCGGGTCGCTCCGGCGGTCCGGCGGCGCTGCGCGAACTGCTCAAGCTCGACGCGCCGCCCACCTCCGGGAAGAAGGCGCAGGGCTTCCCCTCGGTGCGGCGCGTCGACGCCCGTGTCACGGCCGACGGGGCCTGGCACGCGACCGTCACGCTGCGGCTTCCGGACGCGCAGGATCCCTGGCTGCTGAAACCCGTGGCGAAGTTCGACGTGCGCTCCGGCGGTCGTCCGGTGGTGGGGTGGAGCGAACTCACGGCTGTCGAGAGTTGCCGTGTCGACCAAGGGGATCTGATGATCGATGCCGGTGCGCGGACGGCGGTCTTCCATGGGATCACCGACCCGGCCACCCACCCCGTACAGGGCGCGTATGCCCGGCTCGTGGTGGATGTACAGAAGTCCCGAGGGAGTGCGCTGTGA
- a CDS encoding Z1 domain-containing protein — translation MTGTISLRLDLHSAVLTDMDGSRPKRLARALGYQAEDMTTETEALAHEADFQQALRASQSTSPLVELWRKQLTKWDYAEGPGWATTEPRTDERRAEVYRLLDLKAVTCEQLDRLIPVWKAEGTVVISESFKPWYTPQSQRSRPHYWPAYRKLLSDKSWPEHAVAGLDMATDQVVERLADPTDEAAYQSKGLVVGYVQSGKTANFTGVMAKAVDAGYRLVIVLGGTLNMLRAQTQRRLDMELVGRENILRGAHELESDYADDPAWIKGKFASFGNLPSTVGAFDIVRMTTRDDDYKSLLQGITALEFEKREPARPLYDPVNLHRASARLMVVKKNKTVLTKLVKDLNKIKTPLSEIPVLIIDDESDEASVNTSKPDTERTAINLKISELLRILPRAQYVGYTATPFANVFVDPSDAEDIFPKDFILSLPRPDGYMGARDFHDLDSVVDGDERTVANSNELAHVRDIVDAADDDTCLQKAMDMFVLTAAMKLYREAKGDLHFQHHTMLIHESNLTLVHRELLARVTRLWWDSGYMGSRGHERLRALFDTDLAPVSAVRADGQAVPSSYDELMPYVGPASMRIGGDDQPIIVVNGDKDIETGEADFDKRSIWKILIGGQKLARGFTVEGLTISYFRRRAGNASTLMQMGRWFGFRKGYRDLVRLYLGRQEAMGKAEVDLYEAFQAICLDEEAFRSELARYSVMVDGRPLITPAEVPPLVSQHLPWLRPTSPNKMYNAQLVIVRSAGRWEEPTAYPRKRLRHNTGLWLPILESLPNAPTSLAYHFTDHTDQRVTHRFPALAGTVSAAAMLSVFEQLHWESPAPFLPHLRYLTEITEKTPAKIDDWLVLAPQHASSTHKKVLLGATGRSFSWFARDRRVDRHPLFGAISDRKHRGVAHRIAGSLPDSGDPVTESLVADRRGALVLYPIIESEHRGSIGGDGSIDPGKVVMAFTFVAPASAHNANDQVIQFATIDSSSKSAIIDVAEIDQD, via the coding sequence ATGACCGGCACCATCAGCCTCCGGCTCGACCTGCACAGCGCCGTCCTGACCGACATGGACGGCAGCAGGCCGAAGCGACTCGCCCGCGCCCTCGGCTACCAGGCGGAGGACATGACGACGGAGACCGAGGCGCTCGCCCATGAGGCCGATTTCCAGCAGGCACTCCGGGCTTCCCAGAGCACGTCCCCGCTGGTCGAACTGTGGCGCAAGCAGCTCACCAAATGGGACTACGCCGAAGGACCCGGCTGGGCCACGACCGAGCCCCGCACCGACGAGCGCCGCGCCGAGGTGTACCGCCTGCTCGATCTCAAGGCGGTCACCTGTGAGCAGCTGGACCGTCTCATCCCGGTGTGGAAGGCCGAGGGCACGGTCGTCATCAGCGAGTCGTTCAAACCCTGGTACACCCCGCAGTCCCAGCGAAGCCGACCGCACTACTGGCCCGCCTACCGCAAACTGCTCTCCGACAAGAGCTGGCCGGAGCATGCGGTGGCCGGACTGGACATGGCGACGGACCAGGTGGTGGAGCGGCTGGCCGACCCGACAGACGAAGCCGCCTACCAGTCGAAGGGGCTGGTGGTCGGCTACGTACAGTCGGGCAAGACCGCCAACTTCACAGGCGTGATGGCCAAAGCCGTGGACGCCGGCTACCGCCTGGTGATCGTTCTGGGCGGCACCCTGAACATGCTCCGTGCCCAGACCCAGCGCCGCCTGGACATGGAGTTGGTGGGCCGGGAGAACATCCTGCGCGGCGCCCACGAACTGGAATCCGACTACGCGGACGACCCGGCCTGGATCAAGGGCAAGTTCGCCTCCTTCGGCAACCTCCCGTCGACGGTGGGCGCCTTCGACATCGTGCGCATGACCACGCGCGACGACGACTACAAGAGCCTCCTCCAGGGGATCACCGCCCTGGAGTTCGAGAAGCGCGAACCGGCGCGGCCCCTGTACGACCCCGTGAACCTGCACCGGGCCTCGGCCCGGCTGATGGTCGTCAAGAAGAACAAAACGGTCCTCACCAAACTCGTGAAGGACCTCAACAAAATCAAGACTCCGCTGTCGGAGATTCCTGTACTGATCATCGACGACGAATCCGACGAGGCGTCCGTCAACACCTCGAAGCCCGACACCGAGCGGACCGCGATCAACCTCAAGATCTCGGAACTGCTCCGGATACTCCCGCGGGCCCAGTACGTCGGCTACACCGCGACGCCGTTCGCCAACGTCTTCGTGGACCCCAGCGACGCCGAGGACATCTTCCCGAAGGACTTCATCCTCTCGCTGCCCCGCCCGGACGGCTACATGGGCGCGCGCGACTTCCACGACCTCGACTCCGTCGTCGACGGCGACGAGCGGACCGTCGCGAATTCCAACGAACTCGCCCACGTCCGCGACATCGTGGACGCCGCCGACGACGACACGTGCCTGCAGAAGGCCATGGACATGTTCGTCCTTACGGCGGCCATGAAACTCTATCGGGAGGCCAAGGGCGACCTCCACTTCCAGCACCACACCATGCTGATCCACGAATCCAACCTCACCCTCGTCCACAGGGAACTCCTGGCCCGTGTGACACGGCTGTGGTGGGATTCCGGGTACATGGGCAGCCGAGGTCACGAGCGGCTCCGGGCCCTGTTCGACACTGACCTGGCTCCCGTGTCCGCGGTGCGCGCCGACGGCCAGGCGGTCCCCTCCTCGTACGACGAGCTGATGCCGTACGTCGGTCCGGCCTCGATGCGCATCGGGGGCGACGACCAGCCGATCATCGTCGTCAACGGCGACAAGGACATCGAGACGGGCGAGGCCGACTTCGACAAGCGCTCGATCTGGAAGATCCTCATCGGAGGTCAGAAGCTCGCGCGTGGCTTCACGGTCGAGGGCTTGACCATCTCCTATTTCCGGCGCCGAGCCGGAAACGCCTCCACCCTCATGCAGATGGGTCGCTGGTTCGGCTTCCGCAAGGGATATCGCGACCTCGTACGTCTGTACCTGGGACGCCAGGAGGCGATGGGAAAGGCGGAGGTGGATCTGTACGAGGCGTTCCAGGCGATCTGTCTCGACGAAGAGGCCTTCCGCTCCGAGCTGGCCCGGTATTCCGTGATGGTCGACGGAAGACCCCTGATCACCCCGGCCGAAGTACCGCCACTCGTCTCTCAGCACCTCCCCTGGCTGAGGCCCACCAGCCCGAACAAGATGTACAACGCACAGCTGGTCATTGTGCGCTCGGCCGGCCGGTGGGAGGAGCCGACGGCCTATCCGCGCAAGCGGTTGCGACACAACACCGGCCTTTGGCTTCCGATTCTCGAATCGCTACCGAACGCTCCGACGAGCCTGGCCTATCACTTCACGGATCATACGGATCAGAGGGTCACGCACCGCTTCCCGGCCCTGGCGGGTACGGTCTCGGCTGCGGCCATGCTCTCCGTTTTCGAGCAGTTGCACTGGGAGAGTCCAGCCCCTTTCCTCCCTCACCTGCGCTACCTCACGGAGATCACCGAGAAGACGCCTGCCAAGATCGACGACTGGTTGGTGCTCGCCCCCCAACACGCCTCCAGCACCCACAAGAAGGTGCTGCTCGGCGCGACGGGCCGCAGCTTCTCGTGGTTCGCCCGTGACCGGCGGGTGGATCGCCACCCTCTGTTCGGTGCCATCAGTGACCGCAAGCACCGTGGCGTGGCGCATCGCATCGCAGGCTCACTCCCGGATTCGGGCGACCCCGTGACGGAAAGCCTCGTCGCCGACCGGCGGGGGGCGCTCGTCCTGTACCCGATCATCGAGAGCGAACACCGCGGATCGATCGGCGGCGACGGCAGCATCGATCCCGGCAAGGTGGTCATGGCTTTCACCTTCGTCGCACCGGCTTCGGCTCACAACGCGAATGACCAGGTGATCCAGTTCGCGACGATCGACTCCTCCAGCAAGAGTGCGATCATCGACGTCGCGGAGATCGACCAAGACTGA
- a CDS encoding DNA cytosine methyltransferase, producing MTTTTPRFRSLDICSGAGGLALGLEQAGFDPVLLLDNRPVACETLRLNRPDWNVLTTDLAEFDPAEHEETYDVDLLSAGLPRVRATAAVARPESMSEIRLLRAAVLLLHGVQPRALLLENVPELVTKPAYTSIRAEIESELDHLGYRHRWLVVDAADFGVPQQRRQGVLVAFKGALLDSFTPPSATVPRPVTVGEALAASMAARGWPEAHAWADQADRPAPTLVGGSWDRGGADLGPTGSKKAWARMGVDGGTVADTVPDAGFRWDPSLGRPGMMPLTVEQAAILQGFPDDWLIAGKKTARYRQVGHASPPPVGRALGLAVARVLAGSGSASAAMTSVSGDYN from the coding sequence GTGACGACCACAACACCGCGCTTTCGATCACTCGACATCTGTTCGGGTGCCGGCGGCCTGGCCCTGGGCCTGGAGCAGGCAGGCTTCGACCCGGTGCTGCTCCTGGACAATCGGCCGGTCGCCTGCGAAACGCTGCGGCTGAACCGACCCGACTGGAACGTACTGACAACGGACCTGGCCGAGTTCGACCCTGCCGAACACGAGGAAACGTACGACGTGGACCTCCTCTCGGCCGGCCTGCCCCGGGTCCGGGCGACCGCCGCCGTGGCCAGGCCGGAGAGCATGTCCGAAATCCGGCTGCTGCGAGCCGCCGTGCTCCTGCTCCACGGAGTGCAGCCCCGGGCGCTGCTCCTTGAGAACGTCCCCGAACTCGTCACGAAGCCCGCCTACACATCGATCCGTGCGGAGATCGAGAGCGAACTGGACCACCTCGGATACCGGCATCGGTGGCTCGTCGTGGACGCGGCCGACTTCGGGGTGCCCCAGCAGCGTCGCCAGGGCGTCCTGGTCGCGTTCAAGGGAGCGCTCCTCGACTCCTTCACTCCCCCGTCGGCCACGGTGCCGCGGCCCGTGACCGTGGGTGAGGCCTTGGCCGCCTCCATGGCCGCCAGAGGCTGGCCCGAGGCCCACGCCTGGGCCGACCAGGCCGATCGTCCTGCTCCCACCCTGGTGGGTGGGTCGTGGGATCGGGGTGGAGCGGACCTCGGACCGACCGGCTCGAAAAAGGCCTGGGCCCGGATGGGTGTGGACGGCGGGACGGTGGCCGACACAGTGCCGGACGCCGGGTTCCGGTGGGACCCCTCACTGGGCAGGCCCGGCATGATGCCTCTCACCGTGGAGCAGGCAGCGATCCTGCAGGGGTTTCCCGACGACTGGCTGATTGCCGGGAAGAAGACTGCTCGGTATCGACAGGTGGGCCACGCCTCGCCGCCTCCGGTCGGACGTGCACTGGGCCTGGCCGTCGCCAGGGTCCTGGCGGGCTCGGGAAGCGCTTCGGCGGCGATGACGTCCGTTTCCGGCGACTACAATTGA
- a CDS encoding very short patch repair endonuclease, with protein MEPLQTTPGVRLRMSRQRSRDTDAELAIRKLLHAYGLRYRIHRRPVKGVRREADIVFGPARVAVFVDGCFWHGCPEHATWPKSNADFWRAKIEGNRARDRDTDARLAAEGWLSVRVWEHESASEAAVRVCDLVQRRRASESARPRPAPTDI; from the coding sequence GTGGAACCGCTGCAGACGACACCGGGCGTGCGACTACGGATGAGCCGCCAACGAAGCCGTGACACGGATGCCGAGCTGGCGATTCGCAAGCTGCTCCATGCCTATGGCCTGCGCTATCGCATTCACCGCAGGCCCGTGAAGGGCGTCCGGCGGGAGGCCGACATCGTGTTCGGTCCGGCTCGGGTCGCGGTGTTCGTGGACGGCTGTTTCTGGCATGGATGCCCGGAGCACGCGACATGGCCGAAGAGCAACGCCGACTTCTGGCGCGCCAAGATCGAGGGCAACCGCGCCCGCGACCGTGACACGGACGCCCGTCTCGCCGCCGAGGGCTGGCTCTCGGTGCGCGTATGGGAGCACGAGAGCGCATCCGAGGCCGCGGTGCGGGTGTGTGACCTCGTGCAGAGACGTCGTGCATCCGAAAGCGCTCGGCCGCGTCCGGCCCCCACCGATATTTGA